One window of the Peromyscus maniculatus bairdii isolate BWxNUB_F1_BW_parent chromosome 18, HU_Pman_BW_mat_3.1, whole genome shotgun sequence genome contains the following:
- the Avpr1a gene encoding vasopressin V1a receptor: MSFPRGSHDRAANNSSRWWPLSAEDANSSREAAGLLQEGNDPPGDVRNEELAKLEIAVLAVIFVVAVLGNSSVLLALHRTPRKTSRMHLFIRHLSLADLAVAFFQVLPQLCWDITYRFRGPDWLCRVVKHLQVFAMFASAYMLVVMTADRYIAVCHPLKTLQQPARRSRLMIAASWVLSFLLSTPQYFIFSMIEIEVNNGTKTQDCWATFIQPWGTRAYVTWMTSGVFVVPVVILGTCYGFICYHIWRNVRGKTASRQSKDSGDTPGPFHKGLLVTPCVSSVKTISRAKIRTVKMTFVIVTAYILCWAPFFIVQMWSVWDDNFIWTDSENPSITITALLASLNSCCNPWIYMFFSGHLLQDCVQSFPCCQSVVQKFTKDDSDSMSRRQTSYSNNRSPTNSTGMWKDSPKSSKSIKFIPVAT, translated from the exons ATGAGTTTCCCGCGAGGTTCCCACGATCGGGCGGCCAACAACTCCAGCCGGTGGTGGCCTCTGAGCGCCGAGGATGCCAACAGCAGCCGGGAGGCAGCGGGGCTGCTCCAGGAAGGTAACGACCCTCCCGGGGATGTGCGCAACGAGGAGCTGGCCAAGCTGGAGATCGCCGTGCTGGCGGTGATTTTCGTGGTGGCCGTGCTGGGCAATAGCAGTGTGCTGCTGGCGTTGCATCGCACGCCACGCAAGACATCCCGCATGCACCTCTTTATCCGACACCTCAGCCTGGCAGACTTGGCGGTCGCCTTCTTCCAAGTGTTGCCACAGCTGTGCTGGGACATCACCTACCGCTTCCGCGGGCCGGACTGGCTGTGCCGCGTGGTGAAGCACCTGCAGGTGTTTGCCATGTTCGCGTCCGCCTACATGCTGGTGGTCATGACCGCCGACCGCTACATCGCGGTGTGCCACCCGCTCAAGACCCTGCAGCAGCCCGCGCGCCGCTCGCGCCTCATGATcgctgcctcctgggtgctgagttTCCTACTAAGCACGCCGCAGTACTTCATCTTCTCTATGATCGAAATCGAGGTGAACAACGGTACCAAAACCCAAGACTGCTGGGCTACCTTCATCCAGCCCTGGGGTACCCGTGCCTATGTGACCTGGATGACCAGTGGTGTCTTTGTGGTACCTGTGGTCATCTTGGGTACCTGCTACGGCTTCATCTGCTACCACATCTGGCGCAACGTCCGTGGGAAGACGGCGTCGCGGCAGAGCAAGGACTCTGGGGACACCCCAGGTCCCTTCCACAAGGGGCTTCTGGTCACGCCTTGTGTCAGCAGCGTGAAGACCATTTCCCGTGCCAAGATCCGCACAGTGAAGATGACCTTTGTGATCGTGACTGCCTACATCCTCTGCTGGGCGCCTTTCTTCATCGTCCAGATGTGGTCAGTCTGGGATGACAACTTCATCTGGACCG ATTCAGAAAACCCCTCCATCACCATCACGGCGTTACTAGCATCCTTGAACAGCTGCTGCAACCCCTGGATATACATGTTTTTTAGCGGCCATCTCCTGCAAGACTGTGTCCAAAGCTTTCCATGCTGCCAAAGCGTGGTGCAGAAATTCACCAAGGACGACTCGGACAGCATGAGCAGGAGGCAGACTTCTTACTCCAACAACCGAAGCCCCACAAACAGCACAGGGATGTGGAAGGACTCACCTAAATCGTCCAAGTCCATCAAATTCATCCCTGTTGCCACCTGA